A stretch of Bradyrhizobium sp. CCBAU 53338 DNA encodes these proteins:
- a CDS encoding cupredoxin family copper-binding protein yields MKTLNRRDFGVAVAAAILLPVTTARADDTNMEVHIDNFVFQPPELTIKVGTTVTWTNRDDIPHTVVSAGKFRSKALDTDDKFTFTFTDAGDYKYFCSLHPHMTGMIKVE; encoded by the coding sequence ATGAAGACACTCAATCGCCGCGACTTCGGGGTTGCGGTGGCCGCGGCCATCCTGCTGCCCGTCACCACCGCCCGTGCCGACGACACCAACATGGAGGTGCATATCGACAATTTCGTCTTCCAGCCGCCGGAGCTCACGATCAAGGTCGGCACGACCGTGACCTGGACCAACCGGGACGACATTCCCCACACCGTGGTGTCGGCCGGCAAGTTCAGGTCCAAGGCCCTGGACACTGACGACAAGTTCACGTTCACCTTCACCGATGCGGGCGACTACAAATATTTTTGTTCGTTGCACCCGCACATGACCGGGATGATCAAGGTTGAGTAA
- a CDS encoding sigma-70 family RNA polymerase sigma factor, with the protein MPVSDDFQKAQRFREAALPYLDDVYTLARYLLRDASDAEDAVQECYLRALKHFDSYRGPAMKPWLLAILRNVCNAEYARRAHSHAAIEDTPGATDQTPMWQENEASPETEVLRNREAGAIRKMIDALAEPFKETFVLREINNLSYREIAEAVGAPVGTVMSRLARARAMLRAAWMAEEEHSK; encoded by the coding sequence ATGCCCGTCAGCGACGATTTCCAGAAGGCCCAGCGCTTCCGCGAGGCGGCCCTGCCCTATCTCGACGACGTCTACACGCTCGCACGTTATTTGCTGCGCGACGCCTCCGACGCGGAGGACGCGGTGCAGGAATGCTATCTGCGCGCGCTGAAGCACTTTGACAGCTATCGCGGCCCGGCCATGAAGCCGTGGCTGTTGGCGATCCTGCGCAATGTCTGCAACGCCGAATATGCCAGGCGCGCGCATTCGCATGCCGCGATCGAGGACACGCCCGGCGCAACCGACCAGACGCCGATGTGGCAGGAGAACGAGGCGAGCCCGGAGACCGAAGTGTTGCGCAACCGCGAAGCCGGCGCCATCCGCAAGATGATCGACGCGCTCGCCGAGCCGTTCAAGGAAACCTTCGTGCTGCGGGAGATCAACAACCTGTCCTATCGTGAAATTGCAGAAGCCGTCGGTGCCCCCGTCGGCACCGTGATGTCCCGCCTTGCCCGGGCCCGCGCCATGCTGCGCGCGGCCTGGATGGCGGAAGAGGAGCACTCGAAATGA
- a CDS encoding anti-sigma factor, with product MTCDEAKILLHALLDNELDAGHAREVEAHIDSCPACAAEFAAQREMKRVLADSNLRYSAPAALRARIEASMPQARPQPSRRSVLRGFAMGSAVSALAASGVVAVVLRQDDQQRILSEIVSAHLRSLQAGHLIDVVSTDQHTVKPWFNGKLDVAPPVIDLTAQGFTLVGGRLDYVDARAIGAVVYKRRQHIINLFVAQTASTEHRPPKTQTMQGFNCRRWGERGLNFWAVSDIGGDELTEFVDKFEAAMKANVEG from the coding sequence ATGACCTGCGACGAAGCAAAGATCCTGCTTCACGCGCTGCTCGACAACGAGCTTGATGCCGGCCACGCGCGCGAGGTCGAAGCCCATATCGACAGCTGCCCGGCTTGTGCCGCCGAGTTCGCGGCGCAGCGCGAGATGAAGCGCGTGCTGGCCGACAGCAACCTGCGCTACAGCGCGCCCGCAGCCTTGCGCGCCCGCATCGAGGCGTCGATGCCGCAGGCGCGGCCGCAGCCGAGCCGCCGCTCGGTGCTGCGCGGGTTCGCGATGGGCTCGGCCGTCTCGGCGCTCGCCGCCTCTGGCGTCGTCGCCGTGGTGCTGCGCCAGGACGATCAGCAGCGCATCCTCTCGGAGATCGTTTCAGCGCATCTGCGCTCGCTCCAGGCCGGCCATCTCATCGACGTCGTCTCGACCGACCAGCACACGGTGAAGCCCTGGTTCAACGGCAAGCTCGACGTGGCGCCGCCCGTGATCGACCTCACCGCGCAAGGATTCACGCTGGTCGGCGGCCGGCTCGACTATGTCGATGCGCGCGCCATCGGAGCGGTGGTCTACAAGCGCCGGCAGCACATCATCAATCTGTTCGTGGCGCAGACCGCCAGCACCGAGCATCGGCCGCCGAAGACGCAGACCATGCAAGGCTTCAACTGCCGCCGCTGGGGCGAGCGCGGCCTGAACTTCTGGGCCGTCAGCGACATCGGCGGCGACGAGCTCACCGAGTTCGTCGACAAGTTCGAGGCAGCGATGAAGGCGAATGTGGAAGGGTAG